One stretch of Nicotiana tabacum cultivar K326 chromosome 18, ASM71507v2, whole genome shotgun sequence DNA includes these proteins:
- the LOC142172501 gene encoding acetylajmalan esterase 1-like — translation MSCPVHSALPTASGILVTSRPQEPYYAPPVSSVPPAQAVSTDYIAKALNLRLLKPYLQKEAKFSHGVNFAVGGSTVLRNPYYETRNISMPTYNRSLKVQLGWLTTYLKATCYTLQNCSKVLGKSLFMFGEIGGNDYYQAFSQGKSIEEVKTYVPYIAKAIVKGIKQFSSLDYKDYDEFGCLKSCNEFAMYHNDYLERALSILKLEYPDVAIHYGDNYGTFKSILECPGHFGFHKKSILKACCGIGGPYSYNEDRVCGTYEVPSRSDSAKYLHWDGIHLTEEAYYYVAENLIRVILAKEFQCLQ, via the exons ATGagttgccctgttcattcagctcttccaaccGCCAGTGGTATTCTGGTTACttctaggcctcaggagccttattatgcaccgccagtatctagtgtacCTCCTGCACAGGCTGTTTCTACAG ACTATATTGCTAAGGCTCTTAACCTTCGACTTCTCAAACCTTACTTGCAAAAAGAAGCTAAATTTAGCCATGGTGTAAATTTCGCAGTAGGAGGATCTACAGTATTAAGAAACCCTTATTATGAAACTAGAAATATTAGCATGCCTACCTACAACAGGTCACTTAAAGTTCAACTTGGCTGGTTGACCACCTACCTAAAAGCCACATGTTACACTCTACAAAATTGTTCTAAAGTTCTTGGAAAGTCTCTTTTTATGTTCGGTGAAATTGGAGGAAATGACTATTACCAAGCATTTTCACAGGGGAAATCCATTGAAGAAGTTAAAACTTATGTCCCATATATAGCCAAAGCCATTGTAAAAGGCATTAAACAG TTTTCAAGCTTGGATTATAAAGATTACGATGAGTTTGGATGTTTGAAATCCTGCAATGAGTTTGCCATGTATCACAATGATTATTTGGAGAGGGCTCTATCTATACTAAAACTTGAATATCCGGATGTTGCTATTCATTATGGAGATAATTATGGTACTTTTAAATCAATTCTGGAATGCCCGGGCCATTTTGGATTCCATAAAAAATCAATACTCAAAGCATGCTGTGGAATTGGAGGTCCATATAGTTATAACGAGGATAGAGTTTGTGGAACATATGAAGTTCCTAGTCGCTCTGATTCTGCAAAATATTTGCATTGGGATGGCATCCATCTTACAGAAGAAGCATATTATTATGTCGCAGAGAACCTCATCCGTGTCATCTTAGCTAAAGAATTTCAATGTCTGCAGTAG